In a genomic window of Diabrotica undecimpunctata isolate CICGRU chromosome 2, icDiaUnde3, whole genome shotgun sequence:
- the Mlc2 gene encoding myosin regulatory light chain 2 produces MADKEKKVKKKKKEEGEAPAAAPAPAETRSSSKSSSKKAKRSGSNVFSMFSQSQVAEFKEAFQLMDHDKDGIISKSDLRATFDAVGKLASEKELDEMINEAPGPINFTQLLGLFGTRMADSGGTDDDEVVVKAFRSFDENGTIDGDRFRHALMTWGDKFTGKEVDDAFDAMEIDDNNRIDTQALITLLTAAEKEEGEEGEAA; encoded by the exons ATG gcgGATAAAGAAAAGAaggtcaagaagaagaagaaggaagaaggaGAAGCTCCTGCTGCCGCTCCTGCCCCCGCCGAAACCAGGTCCTCCTCAAAGAGTTCCTCCAAGAAAGCCAAAAGGTCTGGTTCCAATGTCTTCTCCATGTTTTCGCAATCTCAAGTAGCTGAATTCAAAGAAGCTTTCCAACTTATGGACCACGACAAAGATG gtATCATCTCCAAGAGCGATTTGAGGGCCACCTTCGATGCTGTTGGTAAACTCGCCAGTGAGAAAGAGCTCGACGAGATGATCAACGAAGCACCCGGACCAATCAACTTCACTCAATTGTTGGGATTGTTCGGTACCCGTATGGCTGATTCCGGCGGTACTGACGATGATGAAGTTGTCGTCAAAGCTTTCAGATCCTTTGACGAAAACGGCACCATTGACGGAGACAG ATTCCGTCACGCCCTCATGACCTGGGGAGACAAATTCACCGGCAAAGAAGTCGATGATGCCTTCGATGCCATGGAAATCGACGACAACAACAGGATCGACACCCAGGCCCTTATCACCCTCTTAACAGCAGCCGAGAAAGAAGAAGGTGAAGAAGGTGAAGCCGCATAA